A genomic segment from Chloroflexota bacterium encodes:
- a CDS encoding MiaB/RimO family radical SAM methylthiotransferase, translated as MPATNSGHRFFIWTIGCQMNKADGERISRDLMSAGHAPAHSLADATAVVVNGCAVRENADRKVWGMLGLLQGAKRQRPELLVGLTGCTVHADRTELEPHLRPVDVLFDSLNIEPMLARMSRQIPGTEAYEDVEAAPPPGVGSVSRYVNIIYGCDKRCTYCIVPFRRGAQRSRPLDEIVAEARQWIDEGAREIVLVGQIVNAYGFDLDGHRLPDALAAVDALPGVERVRFVTAHPQFMTEPLALAMRDLPSVCEEINLPVQAGDDAVLRRMARGYSVAHYRETIGMLRSIVPGVAVTTDVIVGFCGETEAQFENSRDLVADLRFDQVHVAAFSPRHGTVADQWADDVPQDEKLRRLHEIERVQTPIAREINSALVGSVEDVLLESLESGKAPGRPPTWRGRTRTNKLVFSADRAGLAAGDTVPIELTDATPWSLRGAVQPAAVPV; from the coding sequence ATGCCTGCCACCAATTCTGGCCATCGGTTCTTCATTTGGACGATCGGCTGCCAGATGAACAAGGCCGACGGCGAGCGAATCTCGCGCGACCTGATGAGCGCCGGACATGCGCCGGCCCACAGCCTCGCGGACGCAACCGCCGTCGTGGTGAACGGTTGCGCCGTGCGCGAAAACGCGGACCGCAAGGTCTGGGGCATGCTGGGCCTGCTGCAGGGTGCCAAGCGGCAGCGGCCCGAGCTGTTGGTGGGTCTCACCGGCTGCACGGTTCACGCCGACCGCACCGAGCTCGAGCCGCATCTCCGGCCGGTCGACGTGCTCTTCGATTCGCTCAACATCGAGCCCATGCTCGCCCGCATGTCACGGCAGATTCCCGGCACCGAGGCATACGAGGATGTCGAGGCCGCGCCGCCTCCCGGCGTAGGCTCGGTCTCGCGTTATGTCAACATCATCTACGGCTGCGACAAGCGCTGCACCTACTGCATCGTGCCGTTTCGGCGCGGCGCCCAGCGCAGCCGCCCGCTCGACGAGATCGTCGCCGAGGCGCGGCAATGGATCGACGAGGGCGCGCGCGAAATCGTCCTCGTCGGCCAGATCGTCAACGCCTACGGGTTCGATCTTGACGGCCACCGCCTGCCCGACGCCCTGGCCGCCGTCGACGCGCTTCCCGGCGTCGAGCGGGTGCGCTTCGTCACCGCCCATCCGCAGTTCATGACCGAGCCTCTCGCCCTGGCGATGCGTGATCTGCCGAGCGTCTGCGAGGAAATAAACCTGCCGGTGCAGGCCGGCGACGACGCCGTGTTGCGTCGCATGGCGCGCGGCTACAGCGTGGCGCACTACCGCGAAACAATCGGCATGTTGCGGTCGATCGTGCCGGGGGTCGCCGTCACCACCGACGTCATCGTGGGATTCTGCGGCGAGACCGAGGCGCAGTTCGAGAACTCGCGCGACCTCGTCGCCGACCTGAGATTCGACCAGGTCCACGTCGCCGCCTTCAGCCCGCGGCACGGCACGGTGGCCGACCAGTGGGCCGACGACGTTCCTCAGGACGAAAAACTGCGGCGCCTGCACGAGATTGAACGCGTGCAAACGCCCATCGCGCGGGAGATCAACAGCGCCCTGGTTGGCTCGGTCGAGGACGTGCTGCTGGAGTCGCTGGAAAGCGGCAAGGCGCCGGGACGCCCACCCACGTGGCGCGGTCGAACCCGCACGAACAAGCTGGTGTTCAGCGCCGACCGGGCGGGGTTGGCCGCCGGCGACACCGTGCCCATCGAGCTTACGGACGCGACCCCGTGGTCGCTCCGCGGGGCCGTGCAGCCGGCCGCGGTGCCCGTCTAG
- a CDS encoding O-acetyl-ADP-ribose deacetylase, which translates to MHRTFGGTSVVCVRGDITEQQVDAIVNAANAQLAGGGGVDGAIHRAGGPSIMEECRAIGSCPTGQAVRTGAGDLPAEHVLHAVGPIWRGGAQGEADLLASAYESSLRAAAEAGARTIAFPSISTGAYGYPKPDAAAIALATVASHAPALEFDEVRFVLFSDADLQVYQQALSQVAASDAGGP; encoded by the coding sequence GTGCACCGCACCTTCGGCGGCACGAGTGTTGTTTGCGTCCGCGGCGACATCACCGAACAGCAGGTCGACGCGATCGTCAACGCGGCCAACGCGCAACTCGCCGGCGGCGGGGGCGTGGACGGCGCCATTCATCGGGCCGGCGGCCCCTCGATCATGGAGGAATGCCGCGCCATTGGCAGCTGCCCTACGGGCCAGGCCGTGCGCACCGGGGCCGGCGACCTGCCGGCCGAGCACGTCCTCCACGCGGTTGGGCCAATTTGGCGCGGCGGTGCGCAGGGTGAGGCTGACCTGCTCGCCTCGGCCTACGAGTCGAGCCTCCGGGCCGCCGCGGAGGCCGGTGCGCGCACGATCGCCTTTCCCTCCATCAGCACCGGCGCCTACGGCTACCCGAAGCCGGACGCCGCCGCCATCGCCTTAGCCACCGTGGCCTCGCACGCTCCGGCGCTCGAATTCGACGAAGTCCGCTTCGTGCTCTTCAGCGACGCCGACCTGCAGGTCTATCAGCAGGCGCTAAGCCAGGTCGCGGCGTCCGACGCGGGTGGCCCTTAG
- a CDS encoding nodulation protein NfeD, producing MARRQLLRRWCIGVLLALGVAWLALASIYPTAGGQSPYVAVATIDGPIDIVATRYLERVLEEAWDTDAALLVVRLNTPGGLAESTRDMVGLILESRVPVAVYVSPAGSQAASAGTFVTAAAHFAVMAPGTNIGAASPVTASGEDVPATLSDKISEDTRAFIRSIAERRGRDAAALEATVTEARSYTAGEAEVAGIVDFIAEDLDDLLRQADGAEVTTTRGTQQVSVAGLQVRPLDPSGVERFLAVLANPGLALVLLVVGGFGLLVEFSAPGLGVPGIVGVVAFALAFTGLGQLPVNWLGVLLILAALGLAVLEIQAAGFGVFGASAVAAFVVGAFLLGGDAFRVPEIDVPEIEIGVNPWLIGVLGGVFAAVIAVIAWALRSDRGRAASSYVSPTSETALVGQLAEVTHRLDPRGEVRLAGERWEAELPAGRHADVGERVMVRDVEGLRLRVEIVQESASEAPTVTG from the coding sequence ATGGCTCGGCGGCAGTTACTCAGACGCTGGTGTATCGGCGTTTTGCTGGCACTCGGCGTCGCGTGGCTGGCGCTCGCGAGCATCTATCCAACGGCTGGCGGCCAGTCGCCGTATGTCGCGGTTGCAACCATCGACGGACCGATCGACATCGTCGCCACGCGCTATCTCGAGCGAGTGCTCGAGGAGGCGTGGGACACCGACGCCGCGTTGCTGGTGGTGCGGCTCAACACGCCGGGCGGGCTGGCCGAGAGCACGCGTGACATGGTGGGGCTCATTCTCGAGTCGCGCGTGCCGGTGGCGGTCTACGTGTCGCCCGCCGGCTCGCAGGCCGCGTCCGCGGGCACCTTCGTTACCGCGGCCGCTCACTTTGCGGTGATGGCGCCCGGCACCAACATCGGGGCCGCGTCGCCGGTGACAGCTAGCGGCGAAGATGTCCCGGCCACGCTTTCCGACAAGATCAGCGAGGACACGCGAGCTTTCATTCGCAGCATTGCCGAGCGGCGCGGGCGCGACGCGGCAGCGCTCGAGGCCACGGTGACCGAAGCGCGCTCCTACACCGCGGGCGAGGCCGAAGTCGCGGGCATCGTGGACTTCATCGCCGAGGACCTCGACGATTTGCTGCGGCAAGCCGACGGCGCGGAAGTCACCACGACAAGGGGCACGCAACAGGTGAGCGTGGCCGGACTCCAGGTGCGGCCGCTCGATCCGTCGGGCGTCGAGCGATTTCTGGCCGTGCTGGCGAATCCCGGTTTGGCGCTGGTCCTGCTGGTCGTCGGGGGATTCGGTCTGCTGGTGGAGTTTTCGGCACCGGGGCTCGGCGTGCCGGGGATCGTGGGCGTGGTGGCCTTCGCCCTGGCGTTCACCGGGCTGGGGCAGCTTCCGGTGAACTGGCTGGGCGTGCTGCTGATTCTCGCGGCCCTGGGGCTGGCCGTGCTGGAGATTCAGGCGGCCGGCTTTGGCGTGTTCGGAGCGAGCGCCGTCGCGGCGTTCGTCGTGGGGGCATTTCTCCTGGGTGGCGATGCATTTCGAGTGCCGGAGATCGATGTCCCCGAGATCGAGATTGGCGTGAATCCGTGGTTGATCGGAGTGCTCGGCGGCGTGTTCGCGGCGGTGATCGCGGTGATCGCCTGGGCGCTGCGATCCGATCGGGGACGAGCCGCCTCGTCGTACGTCAGTCCGACGTCAGAGACTGCGCTGGTTGGCCAACTGGCGGAGGTGACGCACAGGCTCGATCCACGCGGCGAAGTTCGGCTCGCGGGCGAGCGCTGGGAAGCGGAGTTGCCGGCGGGGCGCCACGCGGATGTGGGCGAGCGCGTTATGGTGCGGGATGTCGAAGGCTTACGACTGAGGGTCGAGATCGTGCAAGAGTCAGCGTCAGAGGCGCCGACGGTGACCGGCTGA
- a CDS encoding NUDIX domain-containing protein, producing MARRSGHRAVIAVGGVVRLGDGIVLVRLTYSRHRGKFMFPGGKVDPGESLEAALVREVREEAGIEAEPEGIVAVRHRVDADELNTFVIFEMRHVSGRPRAVSPEADEVGVFSAADLRESPELFVALVPEIALPVLDGTYTRLARNEDFAPSPYGPDTFRIYGPSGRTWAEPE from the coding sequence ATGGCACGACGTTCCGGCCATCGCGCAGTGATCGCCGTTGGCGGCGTGGTGCGTCTCGGCGACGGCATCGTGCTGGTGCGGCTGACCTATAGCCGCCACCGCGGCAAGTTCATGTTCCCCGGCGGCAAAGTCGATCCCGGTGAATCGCTCGAAGCGGCGCTGGTGCGCGAAGTACGAGAGGAAGCGGGGATCGAGGCGGAGCCCGAGGGCATCGTGGCCGTGCGTCATCGCGTCGATGCCGACGAGCTGAACACCTTCGTGATTTTCGAAATGCGGCACGTGAGCGGCCGTCCGCGTGCAGTTTCGCCGGAGGCCGACGAGGTGGGTGTGTTCAGCGCCGCCGACCTGCGGGAATCGCCCGAGCTTTTTGTTGCGCTGGTGCCCGAGATCGCGCTGCCCGTGCTCGATGGGACCTATACGCGGCTGGCGCGGAACGAGGACTTCGCGCCGTCGCCCTACGGCCCCGACACCTTTCGCATCTACGGCCCGAGCGGGCGAACGTGGGCTGAACCGGAGTGA
- the rfbD gene encoding dTDP-4-dehydrorhamnose reductase, with protein sequence MASRPPRILITGGGGQIGIELARQLDEANVSALGRSALDVTSGAAMDRALGEIKPDVVIHAAAMTDPEACERDRGAAQRVNVVGAWNVARAVARAGAEMVYLSTSYVFAGDKLGPYREYDEPGPINAYGVSKLGGERAARQALDRLYVVRSGWVYSRWTRGFVARLLDLADDASDVRYVGDQVANPTFAGDLAAAIVRLIDTQAYGVHHLVNEGATSWYGWATAVLRAAGRDDVELEEISAGDFQREARVPANSELANEMARAVGITLRPWHEALEEFVRQWVADRG encoded by the coding sequence ATGGCTAGCCGTCCGCCGCGCATCCTCATCACCGGCGGCGGCGGCCAGATCGGCATCGAGCTTGCGCGGCAACTCGACGAGGCCAACGTGTCGGCGCTGGGACGCAGCGCCCTGGACGTGACCAGCGGAGCGGCCATGGACCGCGCGCTGGGCGAGATCAAGCCCGACGTGGTGATTCATGCCGCGGCGATGACCGATCCCGAGGCCTGTGAGCGCGACCGGGGCGCCGCGCAGCGAGTGAATGTCGTGGGCGCCTGGAACGTCGCGCGCGCGGTTGCCCGCGCCGGTGCGGAGATGGTCTATCTGAGCACCAGCTACGTCTTCGCCGGCGACAAGCTGGGACCGTACCGGGAATACGACGAGCCCGGCCCGATCAACGCCTACGGCGTGAGCAAGCTTGGCGGCGAACGCGCCGCCCGACAGGCCTTGGACCGCCTCTATGTCGTGCGCTCGGGATGGGTGTACAGCCGGTGGACCCGAGGCTTCGTGGCCCGGTTGCTTGACTTGGCCGACGACGCATCCGACGTGCGCTACGTGGGCGACCAGGTTGCCAACCCAACGTTTGCGGGCGACCTGGCGGCGGCCATTGTTCGGCTCATCGATACGCAGGCGTACGGGGTGCACCACCTCGTCAACGAGGGCGCGACCAGTTGGTATGGCTGGGCGACCGCGGTGCTGCGAGCCGCCGGACGCGACGACGTGGAGCTGGAAGAAATCTCGGCCGGGGACTTCCAACGCGAAGCGCGTGTACCGGCGAATAGCGAGCTGGCGAACGAGATGGCGCGAGCGGTGGGTATCACGCTGCGGCCCTGGCACGAGGCCCTCGAGGAGTTCGTGCGGCAGTGGGTGGCCGATCGTGGCTGA
- a CDS encoding phytanoyl-CoA dioxygenase family protein has protein sequence MTEHERYLFDLQGFLAVPNALDAAEVEALNEVLDEQIAALPDPDWSTYRFLELLAWGAPYRDLIDHPKLLPYVVDMVGPHVRLDHTYLDIIRGGLSPIGATLHGGRVPYDSAQYFEFADGRFYNGLCVVAINLMDVNPGDGGFACVPGSHKSNLPFPADWKDLEEAQPFVERVVGPAGTAVFFTEALTHGPLPWHGAAERRTIFYKYSPRPLAWWMPYPDGEGVEGLTEAQRQILQPPTRDPRRMGKPTLS, from the coding sequence ATGACTGAGCACGAGCGGTATCTCTTTGACCTGCAGGGGTTTCTGGCGGTCCCGAACGCGCTGGATGCCGCCGAAGTGGAAGCGCTCAACGAGGTTCTCGACGAGCAAATCGCGGCGCTTCCCGACCCCGACTGGTCCACGTATCGCTTTTTGGAGTTGCTGGCGTGGGGCGCGCCGTACCGGGATCTGATCGATCATCCCAAGCTGCTGCCGTACGTCGTCGACATGGTGGGGCCGCATGTGCGCCTGGACCACACCTATCTTGACATAATTCGTGGAGGGCTCAGCCCCATCGGCGCCACGCTGCACGGCGGGCGCGTGCCCTATGACTCGGCGCAGTATTTCGAGTTTGCCGACGGCCGCTTCTACAACGGCCTGTGCGTGGTGGCGATCAACCTCATGGACGTCAATCCCGGCGACGGCGGCTTTGCCTGCGTGCCCGGCAGCCACAAGAGCAATCTGCCCTTCCCCGCCGACTGGAAGGACCTCGAAGAGGCTCAGCCGTTCGTCGAGCGGGTGGTCGGACCCGCGGGGACGGCGGTGTTCTTCACCGAGGCGCTGACGCACGGGCCGTTGCCGTGGCACGGCGCGGCCGAACGCCGCACGATCTTCTACAAATACAGCCCGCGGCCGCTGGCGTGGTGGATGCCCTATCCGGACGGTGAGGGCGTGGAGGGGCTCACCGAAGCCCAGCGACAGATCTTGCAGCCGCCAACGAGAGACCCGCGACGCATGGGGAAACCGACTCTGTCCTAA
- a CDS encoding CocE/NonD family hydrolase: MPDAAAPFQGSHRAYDSIVRPNVLIPARDGVPLAADIYLPARNGVAVEGAFPAIVERTPYLKDGTNYARRGHWYARRGYATVINDVRGRGQSSGEWYPFALEAPDGFDVVEWVAAQPWCNGRVGTMGASYAGSDQSALATLNPPHLACQVVGQGTSNYHVSSLRQGGALEQRFIRYAFRMARTSREALADPDLKRTFDAADLQIPELFGPPLRFRPGRTALRLLPTYEQWAWDILTRGLYDEYWMQRGYTIDRYWDEHSDVPVLFQSGWYDTYPRGAIANYLALSERKSSPMRLVMGPWRHGEGTVEESTAGDVQLGIDAAAPAYDDMRLRFFDEHLKGLDTGLRGAPPVRYLVMGGRAGRPPADLDASLWHGGRWESAATWPPPEYEERSLYFHPDGSLQPQAPAGRHEPSRYTYDPRDPVPTAGGSISASEDILPSGGFDQRGQPGRFFGHHDTLSLASRPDVLSFETPPLDADVEIAGPVEVRLFAATTAVDTDFTAKLLDVYPHDRDAPGSTPGGYELNLCDSIIRARFRNGFESEEFLTPGEICEFRIILYPTANRFARGHRIRVDISSSNYPRFDANPNTGEPLGHARRVTTADQSIFHDASWPSRLLIHAHADSAGASSGDSGG, translated from the coding sequence ATGCCTGATGCAGCGGCGCCGTTCCAAGGCTCGCACCGCGCCTACGACTCCATCGTTCGTCCGAACGTGCTCATTCCCGCCCGCGACGGTGTGCCGCTGGCCGCCGACATCTACCTGCCCGCGCGCAACGGCGTGGCGGTGGAGGGAGCATTCCCTGCCATCGTCGAGCGCACGCCCTATCTCAAGGACGGCACGAACTACGCGCGTCGCGGCCATTGGTACGCCCGGCGCGGCTACGCCACGGTCATCAACGACGTCCGCGGACGCGGGCAATCGTCCGGCGAGTGGTATCCCTTCGCCCTCGAAGCGCCCGACGGCTTCGACGTGGTCGAATGGGTGGCCGCGCAGCCGTGGTGCAACGGGCGCGTGGGCACCATGGGGGCCAGCTACGCCGGGTCGGACCAGAGCGCGCTGGCCACGCTCAATCCACCGCACCTCGCGTGCCAGGTCGTCGGGCAGGGCACCAGCAACTATCACGTCTCGTCGCTGCGGCAGGGCGGCGCGCTCGAGCAACGCTTCATCCGCTACGCCTTCCGCATGGCGCGCACCAGTCGCGAAGCCCTGGCCGACCCCGACCTGAAGCGCACCTTCGACGCGGCCGATCTCCAGATCCCCGAGCTGTTCGGCCCGCCGCTGCGATTCCGTCCCGGGCGGACGGCCCTGCGCCTGCTCCCCACCTACGAGCAATGGGCCTGGGACATCCTGACCCGCGGCCTCTACGACGAATACTGGATGCAGCGCGGCTACACCATCGACCGCTACTGGGACGAGCACTCCGATGTGCCCGTGCTATTCCAGAGCGGCTGGTACGACACCTATCCACGCGGCGCGATCGCCAACTACCTCGCCCTCAGCGAGCGCAAGTCCAGCCCCATGCGGCTGGTGATGGGTCCCTGGCGGCATGGCGAGGGCACGGTCGAGGAGAGCACCGCCGGCGACGTCCAGCTCGGCATCGACGCCGCCGCACCGGCCTACGACGACATGCGGCTGCGCTTCTTCGACGAGCACTTGAAGGGGCTCGACACCGGGTTGCGCGGCGCGCCGCCGGTGCGCTACCTCGTCATGGGCGGCCGCGCAGGGCGCCCACCCGCCGACCTCGACGCCTCCCTGTGGCACGGCGGCCGCTGGGAGAGCGCGGCCACGTGGCCCCCGCCGGAATACGAGGAACGGTCGCTGTACTTTCATCCGGACGGCTCACTCCAGCCGCAGGCGCCCGCGGGCCGGCACGAGCCCAGCCGCTATACCTACGACCCGCGTGATCCCGTGCCCACCGCCGGCGGGTCGATCAGCGCCTCGGAGGACATCCTGCCCTCCGGTGGATTCGACCAGCGCGGACAGCCCGGACGCTTCTTTGGACATCACGACACGCTGTCGCTGGCCTCGCGCCCCGACGTTCTGTCGTTCGAGACGCCGCCGCTGGACGCCGACGTCGAGATCGCCGGTCCCGTAGAGGTGCGGCTTTTCGCCGCGACCACGGCGGTCGACACCGACTTCACCGCCAAGCTGCTCGACGTCTACCCCCACGACCGCGACGCGCCCGGTAGCACGCCCGGGGGCTACGAGCTGAATCTCTGCGACAGCATCATCCGCGCGCGCTTCCGCAACGGATTCGAGTCGGAGGAGTTCCTCACTCCCGGCGAGATTTGCGAGTTCCGCATCATCCTGTATCCAACCGCCAATCGCTTCGCCCGCGGGCACCGCATTCGGGTTGACATCTCGTCGAGCAACTACCCTCGTTTCGACGCCAATCCCAACACCGGTGAGCCGCTGGGGCACGCCCGCCGCGTCACGACGGCTGACCAGTCGATCTTCCACGACGCCAGTTGGCCGAGCCGCCTGCTCATTCACGCGCACGCCGATTCGGCCGGCGCGTCGTCGGGCGATTCCGGAGGCTGA
- a CDS encoding ABC transporter permease has protein sequence MVGYIIRRVLYMIPVLFGVLIVVFVLMRLIPGDPIEIFFQSGEIGGSGATSREGGEVSRKALERLRESYNLDKSPPHQFVLYVWDVLRGDLGTSIAYRRPVVDMIASHWPATFALTMASMAVAITIGVGAGVISAIKRHTFVDYGAQMFAILGISFPPFFVGLLLILVFAIKWQTDDGVGMLPAVSNGYGKELILPALTLGTAASAILARLTRSSMLDVLSRDYVRTARSKGLKERVVVMGHALRNALIPVVTVIGLEFGGLLAGAVIIEAVFHRQGLGLRLIDAIIDRDYPVVQGLVLLSAVIYAVANLLVDVLYTYIDPRVRLETTGS, from the coding sequence ATGGTTGGATACATCATCCGCCGCGTCCTCTACATGATCCCCGTCCTCTTTGGCGTGCTGATCGTGGTGTTCGTGCTCATGCGGCTGATCCCGGGCGACCCGATCGAGATCTTTTTCCAATCGGGCGAAATCGGCGGCTCCGGCGCGACCAGCCGCGAGGGCGGCGAAGTCAGCCGGAAGGCGCTCGAGAGGCTGCGGGAGAGCTACAACCTGGACAAATCGCCGCCGCACCAGTTCGTCCTCTACGTCTGGGATGTCTTGCGCGGGGACCTCGGGACGTCGATTGCCTACCGGCGCCCGGTCGTGGACATGATTGCGAGTCACTGGCCGGCGACGTTTGCGCTGACGATGGCGAGCATGGCGGTGGCCATCACCATCGGCGTCGGAGCGGGCGTGATATCGGCCATCAAACGCCACACCTTTGTTGACTACGGCGCGCAGATGTTCGCCATCCTTGGCATCTCGTTCCCGCCCTTCTTCGTTGGCTTGCTCCTGATCCTGGTGTTCGCCATCAAGTGGCAGACGGATGACGGCGTAGGCATGTTGCCGGCGGTTTCCAACGGCTATGGCAAGGAACTGATCCTGCCGGCGCTGACGCTAGGGACGGCCGCATCCGCCATCCTGGCGCGACTCACCCGCTCCTCGATGCTGGACGTGCTGTCCCGCGACTACGTGCGCACGGCGCGGTCGAAAGGACTGAAGGAGCGCGTGGTCGTGATGGGGCACGCGCTGCGCAACGCCCTGATTCCCGTAGTCACCGTCATCGGCCTCGAGTTCGGTGGCTTGCTGGCCGGCGCCGTGATCATCGAGGCCGTGTTCCACCGCCAGGGACTGGGTCTCCGCCTGATCGACGCCATCATCGACCGCGACTATCCGGTGGTGCAGGGTCTGGTGCTGCTGTCTGCCGTCATCTATGCCGTGGCAAACCTGCTCGTCGACGTGCTCTATACCTATATCGACCCGCGAGTGCGTCTCGAAACGACGGGGTCCTAG
- a CDS encoding SPFH domain-containing protein, which yields MAIINFVRDYQRIARFRFGRFEGMLGPGIVFAIPILHQIRRVETRTEVLDIPRQTNITKDNASIDIDFLVYMRVDINEAQRAVLEVEDYRAAVVGLATTTLRAVVGDIDLDDVLSQRERINESIRVKLDTETARWGIKVTNVEIREIDPPREIQEAMNRQMSAERLRRAVILEADGTRQSNITVAEGEKQAAILKAEGARQAEILSAEGDQQAAVLRAQGFSEALERIFNVAKGVDSNTMSLQYLDTLKSLGESPSSKFIFPLEFTQLLGAIGGKSSMDSDR from the coding sequence ATGGCCATCATCAATTTCGTGCGTGACTACCAGCGGATCGCCCGGTTCCGCTTTGGGCGGTTCGAGGGCATGTTGGGCCCCGGCATCGTCTTCGCGATCCCGATCCTGCACCAGATTCGCCGCGTGGAGACGCGCACCGAAGTGCTGGACATTCCGCGGCAGACCAACATCACCAAAGACAACGCCTCGATCGACATCGACTTCCTGGTGTACATGCGCGTGGACATCAACGAGGCGCAGCGGGCGGTGCTGGAGGTCGAGGACTACCGCGCGGCGGTTGTCGGTCTGGCCACCACGACACTGCGGGCGGTGGTTGGCGATATCGACCTGGACGATGTGCTCTCGCAGCGCGAGCGCATCAACGAGTCGATTCGAGTGAAGCTCGACACCGAGACGGCGCGTTGGGGCATCAAGGTCACCAACGTCGAGATCCGGGAAATCGACCCGCCGCGAGAGATCCAGGAAGCGATGAATCGCCAGATGTCGGCGGAGCGGCTGCGCCGCGCCGTGATCCTGGAAGCCGACGGCACGCGGCAGTCGAACATCACGGTCGCCGAAGGTGAAAAGCAGGCGGCGATCCTCAAGGCTGAAGGCGCCCGGCAGGCCGAGATTCTGTCCGCCGAAGGCGACCAGCAGGCGGCGGTGCTGCGGGCGCAGGGTTTCAGCGAGGCCCTCGAGCGGATCTTCAACGTCGCCAAGGGCGTGGACTCGAACACCATGAGTCTCCAATACCTGGACACGCTGAAGTCGCTCGGTGAGAGTCCTTCGTCGAAGTTCATCTTCCCGCTGGAATTCACCCAACTGCTCGGGGCGATCGGCGGCAAGTCGTCCATGGACTCCGACCGCTAG